From Saccharibacillus brassicae:
GTCCTGCCAGAGCGTGCTACGCCGGCTGCGATCGAGTCCCATCAGATCGGCGACGGCGGGCAGCTGATCGTAGCGGCCTTCGTCCGCGAAGTTGCGCGCCCCGATCTCCGTGCCCATGTACCAGCCGTTAAACGGCGCTCCGCCGTAGGAGATGCCGCCGATCTCAAGCCGCATGCCGGAGACAGCCGGCACCGCGTACCATTTGAGCCCCAGTTCGTCGAAGCCCGGAAGGTCCGGATGCCGGATGTCGACCTCCAGCACTTTGCTTCGCGGCAGCTCGAACCATTTCGGTTCCCGGCCGTCGAGCTGGACGACCAGCGGCAGCACGTCGTAGTCCGTTCGTGCGCCGCTCCAGCCGAGCCGTTCGCACACGGCCGTAAATTCCAGCGAAGCCGGATCGCCGATACGCGCCCCGCTGCCCGACCGGTAACCCGCGTAGCGGATCAGCTGCTCGTTCCATACACGCACGCCGGGTCCGGTCGAATCGGCCGGCTTGAAGACCGTGATCGTCGGCCGGATACGGCCGCGGTTCGTCGCGTAATCGAGATGCTCGATCAGCGCCTGCGCAATCTCCGCTTCGGACGAGAGTTCCCGCCGGTCGATCACGTGCAGACTGTCCCACGGCAGGCGCCCGATGCAGCGGTTGCTGCTGCGCCAAGCCATCCGCGCCCCGTGGCGCAGTTCGTCGTACGTGTGCGCGTACGTCCCGCTTGCTTCGATCTCCCGGCGAATCTCGCCGATGCGCCGCTCCGCTTCTTCCTCCGCCTGCCCGAGTTCCGCATAGCACCGGCGGATAAAAAGTTCCGCTTCCGCAAGCAGAACTGCGCGCTCTTCGCGCTCCTCCATGCCTACCCCTCCATTCCCGTAAGTGATCGTAATCACATCTATTTGTATCATAAGCCAGCGCGGCCGAAAAGAAGAGACGATTTCGCGAAGATTTCGTGTCGAAACCAAAAGGGCAGACGGCAAAGCGCGACAAAAAACCGGGTTCGGATGCGCGGCTGTCGCAGCAGGCATTCCGAACCCGGTTGAATATATTTCGTATTTCGCGGTGCTGTCGTTCATGGGACCGTTGATTTCGTCGGCGATTGAGCAGGCGATCGAATCGGCGATCGAATCGACGGTTGAATCGGCGATCGAGCAAGCGATCGAGTCGACGGTCGAATCGGCGGTCGAGCAGGTGATTGAGCAAGCGATCGAGTCGACGGTTGAATCGGCGGTCGAGCAGGTGATTGAGCAAGCGATCGAGTCGACGGTTGAGCAGGCGATTTCACAGTTGAGCAGGCGATTTCTTGGGCGTTAGCCTTAGCGGCCCATGTAGGCTTCCAGCATCCAGGCGTCTTTGTCGACGGCCGTCTGCATGCCGATCAGCATGTCTTCGGTGACTTTGTCTTCAAGCGCTCCCGCGATCTGAATCGCTTCCTGAAGTTCGGCCGATTCGGCGCGGAAATCGCGCACCAGCGTTTCGACCATCTGCTCGGCGGTCTCGTCGCCTCTTGCTTCGGACACGCTGGTCAGTTCGAGGTGTTCGCGCAGCGTCGCGGCAGGCGATCCGCCGATCGTGAGCAGGCGCTCCGCCACTTCGTCCATGCGCAGCGTGGCGGCGTTGTACAGTTCTTCGAATTTGGCGTGCAGGGTGAAGAAATGCGTGCCTTTGACGTACCAGTGGTAGTTATGCAGCTTCGTGTAGAGGACGGACCAGTCAGCGACCTGTTTATTGAGCGCGCGATGCAATTCGACGGTAGTATCGACGTTTACGTTCGTTTTGACGGTTTCCATGAGTGATTGGCTCCTTTATTTTAAATTTAGACTTGTTCTAAATCCTTGTTTAAATTATAGCACCGCTAGGTCGAAAAAGCGAGCGTTTGGCAAAAGTTTTTCCCGAAAACTTTGCAGCCAGGGCGTGTGTGTGAACCTGTCTTCCCTGCCGGACGCCTCCGTTCGGATTCCTGTGCCGGATGAAGCCTCCAACCGGATAAGCGCTGGGACGAGTAACCCCAGAGTCGAGTAACCCCAGAGTCGAATAACAACCGAGTCGGAAAAGTGGACGAAAAGTCAGCAATTCGAGCGAACAGCTTCAGCTGAACAAACAAATGTTGATGAATAGTCACCTTTTGTTTTGTTTTTCCCCGCCACACCGTCCATTTCAGAGAAATTGTTGACCTGAAGTCAGCAACTTCTCCGGAATGGGTCAAAAAAGAGAAAAAAGCTGACGAAAAGTCAACTTTTGATATGCCTATTTTAAATAAGCGGTTTGGGAAGGGTAAAAGGCGTTCCGGAGCTGCCGCCGCCCGAAAACAGCCCGGCGGACAGCAGAAAACCCCCGCCGCCTGCTTGAGCAGACGGCGGGGGTTTTCCCTATTGTTGATTTGGCTGCCCCGCTGCGCAGCAAGGCGCGCAGCCCGAGCGTACTACGAACGCTCGGGTATCGACTTGCACAGCAAGGCGCGAAGCCCGGAGCGTACTACGAACGCTCGGGTATCGACTTGCACAGCAAGGCGCGAAGCCCCGAGCGCACTACGAACGCTCAGGTATCGACTTGCGCAGCAAGGCGCGAAGCCCGAGCGTATTATATACGCTCGGGCGCGGACCCCTTCGCAAGCTCCGTGACGTAATCGAAGAAGCCGGCGCCGTCCACGTCGTGGACGAGCTGGACAGGGCGTCCTTCGGCCGTCTCGACCGTGCGGCCCTGGCTCGGGCCGTCGGGGATGACGATCGCGTTCACGGTGCGGCGTTCCACCAGTTCCGGCTTGCCGAGCGAAGCGGTCGTCAGCACGTCCCACAGATAATAGGTGGAGTTCGTCTCCATATAGACGAGCGGCGGGCAGAACGCGTAGCACTGGCCGAGGAAATCGACGCCTTCGAAGCGGCGTTCCGAAGCCCAGCGATTGCGCACCGCGAGCGTCAACGGCACTTTGTTCGTGCTCTCCAGCGCGACCAGGTCGATCTCGATACCGCTGCGGAACACGCGGTCGGCCGATTCCGGGTCCCAAAACACGTTCCATTCGGCCGTGCCGTCATGTTCCGGTTCCTGCACGTTGCCGGCCTGGAACGTGCCGCCCATCCAGAACAGGCGCGAGATCTTCTGCTCGATCTCCGGCGCTTCGTCCAGTGCTCGCGCGAGATCGGTCAACGGGCCGGTGAACAGCAGCGTCGTCTGCCCTTCGGTACGCTTCACCGTCTCGATCAGATGGCGATGCGCCGGAAGCGGCGACAGCGGCGCGTCCATGCGGCCCGATTCGTTCAGAATCGGCAGCGCGTCCACGAAGAACGAATGCATGCGCCATTCGGCCGGGAACGGATTTTTGCCGCGCGAGTTCGATTTGGACACTTCGACGGCCCGGCCTCTGCCGAAGCGGTCGATGATCTTGCGGCTGGCATCGGTAGCCGGCTCCAGATAACCGTCGGCCGGAATGACCGAGACGCCGGTGACTTCGATGTCGTCCATTTGCAGCAGCAGAAACAGCGAGACCAAATCGTCCACTCCGCCGTCATGATTGAAATATACAGGTGTTTTCAAACGTTCCACTCCTTAATTCTTCATAATGCCTCTGGGCGGATGCCCGGCTCTTGCCTACCCGTCACAACACTGTTCATTATGACCCGCAGCGCGAGCGGAGTAAAGGCAAGGCGGCAAATTAAGCGGACGGGCATCTGCCTCGGCAGACAGCGTTTAGGCGGCTTTCGAACCCTGCCCAAGCTGAACCAAACCTATACTCAGACTCCCGAAGCCGGCGTGTCGGAAGTCGGCTCTTTGTCCGTGACCGGAGCGCGGCCCGGCCAGAACGCGGCTTTGCCGAGCAGCATCGTGATCGCGGGTACGAGGAACGGACGCACGATGAACGTGTCGAGCAGGACGCCCAGCGCGGCGACGACGCCGAACTGCACCAGCACCTGGATCGGCAGCGTCGCAAGCACCGCGAACGTGCCCGCGAGAATAACGCCGGCCGAAGTGATGACGGTGCCGGTCTCGCCGACGCCTTCGCGAATCGCCTGCTTGAGCGGCAGGCGGCGGCTTTTTTTCCAAATGCTCGAGATCATGAAGATGTTGTAATCCTCGCCGAGCGCGACCAGGAAGACGAAAGCGTACAGCGGAATCGCGCCCTGGATCGCCTCTTGGCCCATCGCGTAATGCAGAATGAGCCAACCGAGGCCCAGCGCGGAAAAATAGGACAAGACGACGGTCGCGATCAGATACACCGTGGCGACGACCGACCGCAGGTAGGCGAGCAGCAGAATCGCGATCAACCCGATCACGACCGGAATGACGATGTCGGTATCCCGTTCGGTCGCCGCGCGGGTATCGGCCTGGGTGGCGGTCTGTCCGCCGATCCAGACTTTGTCCGCCGCCGAAGCGACGCCCGCTTCCGTCAGCGCCGATTCGGCAGCCGTGCGCAGCCGCGCGACGTCGTCCATCGCTTCGTTGGCATACGGATTCACGTTCAATTTGACGCTGTAGAGCTGGATATTGCTGTTCTGCGCGCCGCTCTCCGGCTCGGCGACCGCGTCGACGAAGCCAAGATCGGCCAGCTGCCCGGCGAGGCCCGTCTCCACGCCTTCGGCATCGACGATCACCTGCACGGGAGCGAGTTCGCCCGGCGAGAAGCCGTTCGCGATCGTATCGAACCCTTCGACGGAAGGCATGTCGGACGGGAACGAAGACAGCAGGTCATACGTGAAGCGAACCTGCGTCGAAGCGGCGGCCAGTCCGCCGAGCACGATCAGCGACGCGATGACGACGGTCCACGGACGGACGGTGACCAGGCGGCCGATCCGGCTTTCTTTTTTGGGGCGGGGCTGGAACGGCTTGTTTTTGCTGCGGGCGCGTTCTTGTTCCATCTCCGGCGTGCGCGGCACGAACGGGAAGAACGAAGCGCGGCCGATCAGAGCCAGCATCGCGGGTACGAGCGTCAGGCTGGCGATGCCCATGATCAGGATCGCGACGCCGAACGGA
This genomic window contains:
- a CDS encoding Dps family protein; the protein is METVKTNVNVDTTVELHRALNKQVADWSVLYTKLHNYHWYVKGTHFFTLHAKFEELYNAATLRMDEVAERLLTIGGSPAATLREHLELTSVSEARGDETAEQMVETLVRDFRAESAELQEAIQIAGALEDKVTEDMLIGMQTAVDKDAWMLEAYMGR
- a CDS encoding nucleoside hydrolase, with protein sequence MKTPVYFNHDGGVDDLVSLFLLLQMDDIEVTGVSVIPADGYLEPATDASRKIIDRFGRGRAVEVSKSNSRGKNPFPAEWRMHSFFVDALPILNESGRMDAPLSPLPAHRHLIETVKRTEGQTTLLFTGPLTDLARALDEAPEIEQKISRLFWMGGTFQAGNVQEPEHDGTAEWNVFWDPESADRVFRSGIEIDLVALESTNKVPLTLAVRNRWASERRFEGVDFLGQCYAFCPPLVYMETNSTYYLWDVLTTASLGKPELVERRTVNAIVIPDGPSQGRTVETAEGRPVQLVHDVDGAGFFDYVTELAKGSAPERI
- a CDS encoding MMPL family transporter; translated protein: MNKRTGVTGALTGPVGRWVVVAVWIAAAVLLNVMWPGIGERENNGAADLSADYPSVQAARLAEREFPGDGGQPALLVWNRGAGLNEADLSGIAKLTESLEAEPLPQQTGLLPLHRLPEPARQGLLSEDGSTIVLPVTFGEGADTEMLKESVAQLEERASAVLGGDPFAAAAGTGELSARVTGPVGIAIDAGALFQNADVSLLIGTVVLVLVILLLIYRSPILALIPIVAVGFAYLVISPVLGTMADRGWIVADSQGISIMTVLLFGAGTDYCLFLITRFRQCLTETPDKRTAIKAALSGSSGAIAMSGLTVVLSLFTLLLAQYGAYHRFAVPFGVAILIMGIASLTLVPAMLALIGRASFFPFVPRTPEMEQERARSKNKPFQPRPKKESRIGRLVTVRPWTVVIASLIVLGGLAAASTQVRFTYDLLSSFPSDMPSVEGFDTIANGFSPGELAPVQVIVDAEGVETGLAGQLADLGFVDAVAEPESGAQNSNIQLYSVKLNVNPYANEAMDDVARLRTAAESALTEAGVASAADKVWIGGQTATQADTRAATERDTDIVIPVVIGLIAILLLAYLRSVVATVYLIATVVLSYFSALGLGWLILHYAMGQEAIQGAIPLYAFVFLVALGEDYNIFMISSIWKKSRRLPLKQAIREGVGETGTVITSAGVILAGTFAVLATLPIQVLVQFGVVAALGVLLDTFIVRPFLVPAITMLLGKAAFWPGRAPVTDKEPTSDTPASGV